One Micromonospora sp. WMMD812 genomic window carries:
- a CDS encoding SpoIIE family protein phosphatase, giving the protein MEDTGVSAETRPTAAGGPDGHVRRVRLPADRRTPAAARALVRSVLDEAHLDELLNEALLLTTELTTNAVEHAGTELDIEVAADDVGLTVTVSDFASGPVEELIVGVRNEASEIADVAERGRGLLLVDHFSSRWGTTYLPTGKGVWFRLDRADTAGAAPGAAAEARGTPGATSGGGAAAPSSSAPSAGAMSELMQISPDPNADDPLPDFATSLLSRVAEMVGAAGGVIRLDRGDGTGPQVLGRYGRQPRPGNELLRVSLSVHRPYAGELELDAAPSAYARPLAVLVAERLSLHLENDRLRRADVRRQAWLTFLAEASELLAQSLDVELTMALIPQLVVPRLGQWCAVHTTDEWGRLRLAAATHADESVLPQLHKVLAETGPDSVQARLREASRSAAQVPLGGPMEGFAVPLIARGQRLGTLAVGRHQRHRHDPDEVAVLEDVARRAALAIENARIHAERRRVAQTLQQSLLPPVLPLVEGIGFAAEYVPTGGDADVGGDFYDVLPLPDGRWLVVIGDVSGKGVQAAAVTGLVRDVIRVLVGDGKPLPEVLARLNETLVERGGGRYCTLALAAVGPGDGDQLDVSLHLAGHDRPVLLRGRGGGAFVGAGGTALGLLDTIASPTADVPLGPGDALVFYTDGVTERRRGRELFGTDRLRDAAAPLAGYSADVVAARLRATALGFSVEPPRDDIAILVVRNDAV; this is encoded by the coding sequence ATGGAGGATACGGGGGTGTCGGCGGAGACGAGGCCCACGGCGGCCGGCGGCCCGGACGGGCATGTCCGGCGCGTCCGCCTTCCCGCCGACCGGCGTACGCCCGCGGCTGCGCGTGCCCTGGTCCGCTCGGTGCTGGACGAGGCACACCTGGACGAACTGCTCAACGAGGCACTCCTGCTCACCACGGAACTCACCACCAACGCCGTGGAACACGCGGGCACCGAACTGGACATCGAGGTCGCCGCGGACGATGTGGGGCTGACCGTCACCGTCTCGGACTTCGCCTCGGGCCCGGTCGAGGAGCTGATCGTCGGCGTCCGCAACGAGGCCAGCGAGATCGCCGACGTGGCCGAGCGGGGCCGCGGGCTGCTTCTGGTCGACCACTTCTCCAGCCGCTGGGGCACCACCTACCTGCCCACCGGAAAGGGTGTCTGGTTCCGGCTCGACCGGGCGGACACCGCCGGGGCCGCTCCGGGGGCCGCCGCCGAGGCCCGGGGCACGCCCGGGGCCACCAGCGGGGGCGGCGCGGCCGCGCCGTCCAGCTCCGCGCCGAGCGCCGGCGCGATGAGCGAGCTGATGCAGATCAGCCCCGACCCGAACGCGGACGACCCGCTGCCGGACTTCGCCACCAGCCTCCTCAGCCGGGTCGCCGAGATGGTCGGCGCGGCCGGCGGGGTGATCCGGCTGGACCGGGGCGACGGGACCGGCCCGCAGGTGCTGGGCCGCTACGGCCGGCAGCCCCGACCCGGAAACGAGCTGCTGCGGGTCTCGCTGAGCGTGCACCGCCCGTACGCCGGTGAGCTGGAGCTGGACGCCGCGCCGTCGGCGTACGCCCGGCCGCTGGCGGTCCTGGTGGCCGAGCGGCTCTCGCTGCACCTCGAGAACGACCGGTTGCGCCGGGCGGACGTCCGGCGGCAGGCCTGGCTGACGTTCCTGGCGGAGGCGAGCGAACTGCTCGCCCAGTCGCTGGACGTCGAGCTGACCATGGCGCTCATCCCGCAGTTGGTGGTGCCCCGCCTCGGGCAGTGGTGCGCGGTGCACACCACCGACGAGTGGGGCCGGCTCCGGCTCGCGGCGGCCACCCACGCTGACGAGTCGGTCCTGCCGCAGCTGCACAAGGTGCTCGCCGAGACCGGCCCGGACTCGGTCCAGGCCCGGCTGCGCGAGGCGTCCCGCAGCGCCGCACAGGTGCCGCTCGGCGGGCCGATGGAGGGCTTCGCCGTCCCGCTGATCGCCCGGGGTCAGCGGCTCGGCACCCTGGCCGTCGGCCGGCACCAACGGCACCGGCACGACCCGGACGAGGTCGCCGTGCTGGAGGACGTGGCCCGGCGGGCCGCGCTGGCGATCGAGAACGCTCGGATCCACGCCGAACGCCGCCGGGTGGCCCAGACGCTCCAGCAGTCGCTGCTGCCACCGGTGCTGCCGCTGGTCGAGGGGATCGGGTTCGCCGCCGAGTACGTCCCGACCGGGGGCGACGCCGACGTCGGCGGCGACTTCTACGACGTGCTGCCGCTGCCCGACGGGCGGTGGCTGGTGGTGATCGGGGACGTCTCCGGCAAGGGGGTGCAGGCGGCGGCGGTCACCGGGCTGGTCCGGGATGTGATCCGGGTGCTGGTCGGCGACGGCAAGCCGCTGCCCGAGGTGCTCGCCCGTCTCAACGAGACGCTGGTGGAGCGGGGCGGCGGCCGCTACTGCACGCTGGCCCTGGCCGCGGTGGGGCCGGGCGACGGCGACCAGTTGGACGTCTCGCTGCACCTCGCCGGGCACGACCGGCCGGTGCTGCTGCGCGGCAGGGGCGGCGGCGCCTTCGTCGGCGCCGGGGGCACCGCGCTCGGCCTGCTCGACACGATCGCCTCGCCCACCGCCGACGTGCCGCTCGGCCCGGGGGACGCGCTGGTCTTCTACACGGACGGGGTCACCGAACGGCGGCGCGGGCGGGAGCTGTTCGGCACTGATCGGCTGCGCGACGCCGCCGCACCGCTGGCCGGCTACTCGGCCGACGTGGTCGC